A stretch of Elephas maximus indicus isolate mEleMax1 chromosome 27, mEleMax1 primary haplotype, whole genome shotgun sequence DNA encodes these proteins:
- the LOC126068346 gene encoding olfactory receptor 6C2-like — protein sequence MRSHKAVTTFILLGVTDDPQLQVLVFIFLFLTYILSITGNLTITILTLMDSHLKTPMYVFLRNFSFLEISFTTVWIPRFLYSISTGDNNITYNACVTQIFFIGLFGATEFFLLAAMSYDHYVALCKPLHYMTIMNSRVCTILVLCCWISGLVIIITPLGMGLQLEFCDSNTTDHFGRDAAPLFKTSCSDTWFVEQVVIICAVLTFISTLIGVVLSYIYIIKTILRFPSTQQRKKAFSTCSSHMIVVSITYGSCIFIYIKPSAKEDVDINKGVSVLTTSVAALLNPFTYILRNKQVKQSFNDVIKKITFISQK from the coding sequence ATGAGAAGTCACAAAGCAGTAACAACTTTCATCTTGCTGGGAGTTACCGATGACCCACAACTGCAAGTTCtggttttcatctttttatttctgaCGTATATTCTGAGTATAACTGGAAACCTGACCATTACCATTCTTACCCTCATGGATTCCCACCTTAAAACACCTATGTACGTTTTCCTTCGAAACTTCTCCTTCTTAGAAATCTCATTCACAACAGTCTGGATTCCCAGATTCCTGTACAGTATATCAACTGGGGATAATAACATTACTTATAATGCCTGTGTAacccaaatattttttattggaCTCTTTGGAGCCACAGAGTTTTTTCTTCTGGCTGCCATGTCCTATGACCACTATGTGGCCCTCTGCAAACCCCTTCATTACATGACCATCATGAATAGCAGAGTCTGTACCATCCTTGTCCTCTGCTGCTGGATCTCTGGATTGGTGATCATCATCACACCACTTGGTATGGGCCTGCAGCTGGAATTCTGTGACTCCAATACCACTGATCATTTTGGCCGTGATGCAGCTCCTCTTTTTAAGACTTCATGCTCAGATACATGGTTTGTAGAACAGGTGGTTATAATTTGTGCAGTATTGACATTCATTAGCACACTCATAGGTGTAGttctttcttatatatatataatcaagacAATACTAAGATTCCCATCTACTCAGCAAAGGAAAAAAGCTTTTTCCACGTGTTCTTCTCACATGATTGTTGTTTCCATCACCTATGGTAGCTGTATTTTCATCTATATcaaaccttcagccaaagaggaTGTGGACATTAATAAAGGGGTATCCGTGCTCACTACATCTGTTGCTGCTTTGTTAAACCCCTTCACTTATATCTTGAGAAATAAGCAGGTAAAACAATCTTTCAATGACGtgattaaaaaaatcacatttatttCACAAAAGTAA